In a genomic window of Bemisia tabaci chromosome 1, PGI_BMITA_v3:
- the LOC109037171 gene encoding uncharacterized protein has protein sequence MTRMWAPISTSPDSKKTPSARSKHSATLLGGHVYLLGGRNGNLPLKDLWRYSIAENKWEVLQPSGDKPPCLQEHSAVVYKDCIYVFGGELGFSACNETPLWVYNVKSNTWRKIKVQKGTNVPKGRRGHSALVHRGSMLLYGGYRDLRGSSSELWAFHFETESWHLLAMNKDGPPARHKHSAVIHDEAMWIYGGMTDLHERGDLWRFDLVCKRWSLVKCKINPGALHSHSVCKLPSSMVIFGGEHAGQLCNELWRFHFGSETWEKVTTDGNRPQPRSECVALPVSELLLQDYNNPRTSPPAAAPPRRCRGSGTERIISFCDRDSDDDGLAPRKPPASTPTMNLNILKEITKLSQINLSRFKNQQTKNCHYSVLSSNESLNSSDSEPSRHEMSFREMVKSQSANIIARSLISPQVPQPLINFSSLSRDPCSVPNFKSLAACTLTPVEATKLVYLDDEQAPSSLVQSPKIEDFSIIHQKFQPNRLNRRSFPTSASARFGNPYVTPEESSDQTSDYASIETMNRLSFQETKRTPLSFANPNYLGPDVQTMISRRSCVKVLNSPPDSLLEDNLGRSNSRQEMVEMKPIPPRSLSLVNSHSSQMAKDRDRVQSAKKSRAYSAGRYDRETAFSIFLVGGKEQGQVTVFKRPISIWKLSLSRRIY, from the exons AATGTGGGCTCCGATTTCTACGAGTCCCGACTCAAAGAAAACCCCCTCAGCCAGGTCAAAACACAGCGCAACTCTTCTTGGCGGTCACGTGTATTTACTAGGGGGTCGAAACGGAAATTTACCACTCAAAGATTTATGGAGGTACAGCATAG CTGAGAATAAATGGGAAGTGCTGCAGCCCAGTGGGGACAAGCCGCCATGTCTTCAGGAGCACTCGGCCGTTGTTTACAAAGACTGCATTTATGTTTTCGGCGGAGAACTGGGATTTTCGGCTTGCAACGAAACCCCTTTGTGGGTCTATAACGTCAAG AGTAATACTTGGCGGAAAATAAAAGTACAAAAAGGCACAAATGTACCCAAAGGAAGACGCGGGCATAGTGCACTGGTCCATCGCGGATCTATGCTGTTGTATGGTGGATATAGGGATCTTAGAGGCTCGTCCAGTGAACTGTGGGCCTTTCATTTCG aaactgaGTCGTGGCACCTATTAGCGATGAACAAAGATGGTCCTCCTGCAAGACATAAACACTCGGCTGTGATCCATGACGAGGCTATGTGGATTTACGGTGGAATGACGGATCTGCACGAAAGAGGAGACCTTTGGAGGTTTGATCTAG TATGTAAGAGATGGAGCTTagtaaaatgcaaaattaatccGGGAGCTCTTCATAGTCACTCTGTTTGTAAATTGCCAAGTTCGATGGTCATTTTTGGCGGAGAACATGCTGGCCAACTTTGCAACGAATTATGGAGGTTTCACTTCG GTAGCGAAACGTGGGAAAAGGTGACGACAGACGGGAACCGTCCGCAGCCGCGCTCCGAGTGCGTGGCCCTGCCCGTCTCGGAGCTCCTCCTGCAGGACTACAACAACCCCCGGACGAGTCCCCCGGCGGCGGCGCCCCCGCGGCGGTGTCGGGGGAGCGGCACCGAGCGGATCATCTCCTTCTGCGACCGGGACTCGGACGACGACGGCCTGGCCCCGCGCAAGCCGCCGGCCTCCACGCCGACCATGAACCTCAACATCCTCAAGGAGATCACCAAGCTCTCGCAGATCAACCTCTCCCGCTTCAAGAACCAGCAGACCAAGAACTGCCACTACAGCGTCCTCTCCAGCAACGAGAGCCTCAACTCCAGCGACTCCGAGCCCTCCCGCCACGAGATGAGCTTCCGCGAGATGGTCAAGTCCCAGAGCGCCAACATCATCGCCCGCTCCCTCATCTCGCCCCAAGTCCCGCAGCCCTTGATCAACTTCAG CTCCCTGTCCCGTGACCCGTGCTCGGTGCCGAACTTCAAGTCGCTGGCGGCCTGCACGCTGACCCCGGTGGAGGCGACGAAGCTGGTCTACCTGGACGACGAGCAGGCCCCCTCGAGCCTGGTGCAGAGCCCCAAGATCGAGGACTTCTCCATCATCCACCAGAAGTTCCAGCCGAACCGACTCAACCGCCGCAGCTTCCCGACCTCCGCCTCCGCCCGCTTCGGCAACCCGTACGTCACGCCCGAGGAATCCTCCGACCAAACCTCCGACTACGCCAGCATCGAGACCATGAATCGCCTCAGCTTCCAG GAGACGAAGCGGACGCCGCTGAGCTTCGCGAACCCCAACTACCTGGGCCCGGACGTGCAGACGATGATCTCGCGGCGGAGCTGCGTGAAGGTGCTCAACTCGCCGCCGGACAGCCTCCTGGAGGACAACCTGGGTCGGAGCAACTCCCGCCAGGAGATGGTCGAGATGAAGCCCATCCCGCCGCGCTCCCTCTCCCTGGTGAACAGCCACTCGAGCCAGATGGCCAAGGACCGCGACCGCGTCCAGAGCGCCAAGAAGAGCCGCGCCTACAGCGCCGGCCGCTACGACCGCGAGACCGCCTTCTCCATCTTCCTCGTCGGCGGCAAGGAGCAGGGCCAGGTCACCGTCTTCAAGCGGCCCATCTCCATCTGGAAGCTCAGCCTCTCCAGGAGGATCTACTAG